A region of Astyanax mexicanus isolate ESR-SI-001 chromosome 23, AstMex3_surface, whole genome shotgun sequence DNA encodes the following proteins:
- the LOC103035890 gene encoding sialoadhesin-like: protein MPNGPHRTTIEQLLQTSDITDKSEPRSEESSITSKHFCLCGCVCIAGVQAESSVNLSSPSICAVTGSTVIISCTFTTPNSSSVSDREWFLIHKPDEEEQVLKKEPDFSGRFHYSKWRHICELTLKDVRVSDSGVYNFRFKTPSSDWISASPGVHLTVTDLQMKVEDKTVGQRKVKVTCSSTCSLSENLYYFWYRNEERMPNATHDSYIHLDSTSPSDQGSYSCQVSVSLHRSPSMCKYQKSCWRVIYNPRAICALIGSLAYIHCYYTFPDNQKIIKTVWFIRDQTDTEPEDLREDEEYQGRMQNRQNSQNDCSMIIYNLRESDTQTYRFKFYTDGGDHTGHAGVTLTVTDLKITVSDTNSGGKKLICSSTCTLVIHYTYIWYRNGQPVYGKSCNELYLDDSTVDAGSYSCAVRGFEKLRSPAVYPPRLPSVSEQVSGDSTILECVSDSNPPSSYTWFYKTGSDVILVGNSSRLTLTAGEVGLFFCKAENRLGSYNSSDWLTISTENTAVKYAASGVAVVLLMIFIAVFLWMRRKRGAERDTHIQSLNPADDTYTALNLATISSDYDTLQGVRTLHSEQHTVMQRRSSADSADYENV from the exons ATGCCAAATG gaccccacaggaccaccattgAGCAGCTATTACAGACTTCAGACATCACAGACAAGAGTGAACCCAGGTCCgagg AGTCTTCCATCACAtctaaacatttttgtttgtgtgggtgtgtgtgtattgcaggAGTTCAGGCTGAGTCCAGTGTAAATCTCTCCTCTCCGAGTATCTGTGCTGTTACTGGATCTACAGTAATAATCTCCTGCACATTTACAACACCCAATTCTTCCAGTGTCAGTGACAGGGAGTGGTTCCTGATCCACAAGCCTGATGAAGAAGAACAAGTTCTGAAAAAAGAACCAGATTTCTCAGGGCGATTTCATTATAGCAAATGGCGGCACATCTGTGAACTGACTTTGAAGGATGTGAGAGTGAGCGACTCTGGAGTTTATAACTTCAGATTTAAAACACCAAGCAGTGACTGGATATCAGCTTCACCTGGAGTTCATCTCACTGTTACAG atTTGCAGATGAAGGTTGAAGATAAGACTGTAGGACAAAGAAAGGTGAAAGTGACTTGTAGCTCCACCTGCAGCCTCAGTGAAAACCTTTACTACTTCTGGTACAGAAATGAAGAACGCATGCCAAATGCAACACATGATTCCTACATTCATCTTGACTCCACTAGTCCATCTGATCAGGGCAGCTACTCCTGTCAGGTGTCTGTAAGCTTGCATCGCTCTCCTTCAATGTGTAAGT ATCAGAAGAGCTGCTGGAGGGTCATTTACAACCCCAGAGCTATCTGTGCTCTGATTGGATCATTAGCATACATACACTGTTACTACACCTTCCCTGATAATCAGAAGATCATTAAAACAGTGTGGTTCATTAGAGATCAGACTGATACTGAACCTGAGGATCTGAGAGAGGATGAGGAGTATCAGGGACGAATGCAGAACAGACAGAACTCCCAGAATGACTGTAGTATGATAATCTATAACCTGAGAGAGAGCGACACTCAAACATACAGATTCAAATTCTACACTGATGGAGGAGACCATACTGGACATGCTGGTGTTACTCTGACTGTAACAG ATCTAAAGATTACAGTGTCAGACACAAATAGTGGAGGAAAGAAGCTGATCTGTAGCAGCACCTGCACTCTGGTTATCCACTACACTtacatctggtacaggaacggACAGCCTGTATATGGCAAGTCCTGTAATGAACTCTACCTTGATGACAGTACTGTGGATGCAGGAAGCTACTCCTGCGCTGTAAGAGGGTTTGAGAAGCTCCGCTCTCCTGCCGTCT ACCCTCCCAGACTCCCATCTGTATCTGAGCAAGTTTCTGGAGACTCGACCATACTGGAGTGTGTCAGTGACTCCAACCCTCCCAGCTCTTACACCTGGTTCTACAAGACAGGAAGTGATGTCATACTGGTAGGAAACAGCAGCAGGTTAACTTTAACAGCAGGAGAAGTTGGACTTTTCTTCTGTAAAGCAGAGAATCGATTAGGATCATACAACTCATCAGATTGGTTAACAATATCAACAG AAAACACAGCAGTGAAATACGCAGCTTCTGGAGTTGCTGTTGTTCTGCTTATGATATTTATTGCTGTTTTTCTGTGGATGAG GCGGAAGAGAGgagcagagagagacacacatatCCAG AGTCTGAATCCTGCAGACGACACTTACACAGCTCTGAACCTCGCCACCATCAGCTCAGACTATGATACTCTGCAG ggTGTGAGGACTTTGCACAGCGAGCAGCATACAGTTATGCAGAGAAGATCTTCGGCAGATTCTGCAGATTATGAAAATGTGTAG